GGATCGACGTGGTCACGATGATCGAGGCACCCGGCGACAGATGCGGCACCGCCTCGCGCGCGAGCAGCAGCGGGGCGACGAGGTTCGTGTGGAACACGCGCTCGACCTCGCTGAGCTGCAGGCTCTCGATGCCGTCGCGCTGCTTCTGATATGCCGCATTCGGAATAAGAATGTCGAGGCCGCCGAGCGCCTCGACGGCCCCCGCGACGAGATCGATGCACGACTGCTCGCTCGTGAGGTCGAGCGGGAACAGCGCGCAGGCACGGCCGGCCTCGCGCACGAGCCGCTCGGTCTCCTGGGCGTCCTGCTCCTCCTCCGGCAGGTACGCGATGGCGACGTCGGCGCCCTCGCGCGCGTACGCGACGGCGATCGCCCGGCCGATCCCGGAGTCGCCGCCGGTGATGAGGGCGCGGCGCCCGACGAGGCGCTCACGTCCCTGCCAGGCGTTCTCGCCGTGATCGGGGGTGGGAGTCATGGGCTCCGTGAGCCCGGGCTGCTCCGGCTGCTGCTGCGCCGGGAGGTCCTGCGAGGGTTCGCGCGGATCTGTCATCGTGTCCGGATCGGTCATGTCAGCTCCTCCTGTGCGATCGAGCGCACGCCTCGGCGACGTACGCGTCCACCCTCGCGCGGGCCGGGCGCGGCCGGTACCCCCTTGACACCGTTGGGGGCCCGGTCGCAGGAGCTAAGCCGGAGGATCGTCCGGATCGCCCACCTGATCGATCGTGTCGGTGCGGATGTGCTCCGGATCGGGAAGCCGGGTGAAGAACCGATACCCGAGGAGCGAGACGACGATGCCGGCCCCGCCGCCGATCAGCAGCGGCATGGTGAGCCCGCCCCGGGCGAGGAGCCCGCCGATCAGCGAGCCCAGCGGCATCGCCCCCCACAGCAGCGTGCGCCACGTGCCGTGCACGCGGCCAAGCAGGTGACCGGGGATGAGCGACTGCCGCAGCGACATGATGTGCACGTTCCACACCGTGGTCGAGCCCCAGGCGATCGCCATGGCCACCGCGGCGAAGACGATGTTCGGGAACAGCCCCATGGCGAACCAGCACAGCA
This genomic interval from Microbacterium sediminis contains the following:
- a CDS encoding SDR family oxidoreductase, which encodes MTDPDTMTDPREPSQDLPAQQQPEQPGLTEPMTPTPDHGENAWQGRERLVGRRALITGGDSGIGRAIAVAYAREGADVAIAYLPEEEQDAQETERLVREAGRACALFPLDLTSEQSCIDLVAGAVEALGGLDILIPNAAYQKQRDGIESLQLSEVERVFHTNLVAPLLLAREAVPHLSPGASIIVTTSIQASEPSPGLLDYAMTKAALVAYTQALAQELGPRGIRVNAVAPGPIWTPLIPATGFPDDKVESFGKDTPLGRAGQPGELAGAYVYLASEEASYVSGAVIPVTGGRGF